ACCTCCTGTTCTTGAGGCGAGAAAGCTTGCTGAGATGTGGAACCCCTCCGAACTGAAAAATGCCCTTATGCCACTGTACAGAGGATACCTTAAATGGTTCAAAGATCAGGTAAAAGAGTACCTGAAGCTGAAAAAGGAGAGTGAAAAGCGTATTGGGCTCATTATGTTAAGGGAAATAGCCAATGTCATCGGGAGGATCCGGAGAGGAATACGTGTTCTTGAGACCGATGAAGATGCCAGGCTTTCATTCTGCTTTGCAAACAAGGCTATGGATCTCCAGTTTGGATGGCAGCATAAAGATAAACAAGGGGATGGACAACCATTGGTATGGAGACCTTACCAGCTGGCATTCCTTTTGATGAATATTGAGTCCATAACAAATCCAGATTCTCCAGATAGGGAAATCTGCGATCTTCTGTGGATACCAACTGGAGGGGGAAAGACTGAGGCATATCTTGGACTAGTGGCCTTCACACTGGCATACCGGCGCAGAAGAGCACTTTCTAGGATAGGGAAATCTGATATCGACACAAGCGGAGCTGGCACTGGTGTTATTTCAAGATACACGCTAAGGCTGCTTACAATTCAGCAGTTCAGAAGGGCACTTTCCATGATAACTGCCTGCGAGTACCTTAGAGTGTACGGACTTAAAGAAGGAAAACCTCCTGGATGGAGACCTAAAGGGTATCCCAATCAGGAAGATCAGTTTATCTGGGGAGGTACAAGATTCTCCATAGGTCTATGGGTAGGAGGCAATCTCACTCCTAACAGACTTGATAGCGTTCCAAGCAGGGATAAATCGGAAATTATTCCCGGTGCACTTGATATTCTTCTGGGAAAAGCCTCAGAAAAGGGTCGGGGTGAACCCGCACAGGTACTGCGTTGCCCCGCTTGTGGAAGCATACTTGCAATCCCTGCCGGCGGACTGGACGCAAAAGAACCGGTTCAGATCCATCTAACAATCCGATCTTCATCGTCAGCAGAAACTATCAACGAGATTCTAAAGAAGATAGCAGGCGGCAATATTGGAGATACTGGTATTGAGTTGGTGTCAGTATTGGTCGAGGCTCTCCCATCTCCAGAATTTCATGTTATTACGTTTACAATTCGCAGTGATAGACCTATCACGACTGATCTCTGGGATGGTGCATGGGAAGTTATTAAAGAATTTCTGAACAAACACAATATCCACGTAACCCTGAGGGCAGCAAGACCTTCAAGACCGGGATATTTCCTGATATCAAGAGCGAGGAATAAATCCAAAAAATCCAGTGCCTTTCACGACTTTGAAATTTACTGCCCAAATCCAAAGTGTGAGCTTAATAATGCCCTCTGGGTTGAAGGTTATCCAAAGGGTAGCCATGATTCATTCGAATTCAGAATTAATGGTAAACGCATGTATCTCCATATTCCCGGAAATCTTGAATTCAGGATGGTCCCTGATTTTACATGGGTCGAACGAATGGAAGGTATTACAATAAATCGGGAAACTTCAAGCGTTCTTTCCCACAGGATCCCAATACCCGCCCAGACCGTTGATGAACAGATTTACAGATTGCCTCCTTCTTTTTTGATAGCTACCGTTGATAAATTTGCCCAGATTTCATTTAAGCCTGAAAGTGCGATTTTATTCGGGATAACCAATGCATTTAGCTCCACTGTTTCAAAATCGCAAAAAGATTTGATGGAAACTGAGAAGGGATTTGGCTACAGGAGAATGCGTCCAGAGAAAATACGTGGTAACGGAAGGGTTAAAGTGCCACGTCTAGACCCCCCCGACTTGGTAATACAGGACGAGCTCCATCTGATCTCAGGTCCCCTTGGGAGCATGGTTGGAATCTACGAAGTGGCAGTTGATTATCTGACCGGGAATAGGGCAAAATATGTTGCATCGACAGCCACTGTAAAAGGGGCGCAAGAACATGTGGGGACATTATTCACACGCAAACTATCCATGTTCCCCCCTCATGGGATTGTTCCAGATGACAGATTCTTTGTAAAATACCGCCGTACACATCCCAGAGACGAAAGCAGACCCGGCAGGCTGTACGCCGGTGTGATCGCACCCGGTAGGGGTCCCCATACTCCACTCGTGAGAATATGGGCAAGGTTGCTTCAAAGCGTCTATGATCTAAAAGATAAATATCTTAAAGATGAGGACTACTTCTGGACGTTGGTGGGTTATTTTAACGCCATTCGTGAGCTAGCAGGCGCACGCAGCCTTTACAGACAGGATATCCCGTTACGCCTTAGGGATCTTCAACCGGACGAATCAAAACGCAGACCGATCAGGGACGATGACGTTGTCGAGCTTTCCAGCAGGAGAGATTCAACAGAATTGCCCGCCCTGCTGAGAAAGCTTGAAAGAACGCATGCAGCCGATGCAATTTTTACAACAAGCATGTTTGGAACAGGAGTGGATATCGGGCGTCTTTCTCTGATGGTTGTTAACGGCCAGCCCAAGACGACCACCTCATACATACAGGCCACGGGTCGTGTGGGGAGAAGAAGAGCGGGTCTTATTGTTACCTTTTATCGGGCTACCCGTCCGAGAGATCTGAGTCATTACGAATTTTTTATTGGATATCACAGTGCTCTTGACAGGTATGTTGAACCCTCAACAGTGGCTCCTTTTTCACAGGGGACCATAGAACGAGCCTTGGGACCTGTTATGGTGGGAATATTGAGGAATCATCCGAATCCTAAAGTGCCATGGTGGCAGGATAGGAGTGCTCCCCTCATGGCTGATGAAAGAACCCGGGCACCCGAGATCATGGAGCTTATCCGAATATTCAGCGATCGTCTGAGAAAATTACCCGGATCAAGACAGCTTGTGGAGACCGATGAACTAAAGGAGATTGTTGAATCAAAGCTGGACAAGTGGAAGGAAGTGGCAAAAAAAGTTGATGGTGATCTTGAATACCATGAGTACTTCCGAGCAACAAAGCCTGTTGTGCTTGGAACACCCGCACATGAGTACAAAAGAAAACCGGTAGTTTACCCCAACGCACCCAATTCCCTTAGAGATGTTGAGGAGACTGTAGGATTTCAGATTACTGATTTAAGGGGGAGATAACTATGAGCAGGGTTCAGCATATTAGAAGGTCTCAATTTATCACAACGTTTGGGCCGGGCGCGATTATTGAGACAACAGAAGGACCGAGAATTGTGCTCAGCCCGAATATTGGACTGTTTCATGAATGGAACAAAAACAAAGGAATAACCCCCGAAAAGCTTGAAATCTCTCATGAAAGAATGTCAAAAGGGTATCTAAATGGTGCAAGAGTGTTCCAGCTACCTTCGAATGCAGAGCTTGATCTTCGTCCTGAATATGCACTTTACAGAACGGATCCGTTCCCTCGCTGGTCAATATGCACAAAGCATGGAATTCTCTACCATCAGAGCCACGGATGTCCCAAATGCAGGGAGGAACTTAAAAAGAAGGGTTATTCAAAGGATGAAATAGAAAAAAGACTTCAGGAACAGGGGAGAAAACAGGCAATCCGTTTCATACTTGCATGTCCAAAGGGCCATATTGGTGACATAAACTGGGCATATGAAGTCCATGGACCAAATTCCTCATGTAATCATACTTCTTGGTTTTACTGGAAACGTGAAGGACCCGCTCTCTCAGATGTCACGATAGAATGCCCGGAATGCCGGGCTAAGGTAAATCTTGGAGTGATCTACAAAAAACCGCACAGGTGTCCAGGCACATACTTGGAACGAAGAGAACGCTTGGGAGATGTGATGGGGTGCAATGAACATGCATATGCAATACAGCGTCAGGCTTCAAATCTCTATGTTCCAGAAATTGCCACCTTGTTTACGGTTCCCCCGCGTGCAACGACACTGCATAGGATATTCATGAGGGGGGAGATTAGGAGTTCGTTAAAAAAAGTTCTTAAACTAAAACCAGATATCCTAGATAATAGAGACGAGTTTATTGAGATTTTCAAAGAGGATCTAACAGCCGATGAAATAGCTGAAATTGAATCATATGACTGGGAAGACGCAAAAAGCATAATTCTTGAAGTTGCAGGTAATAATACAGAGGTGCCAAACAGCCCTTACGAACTGTTTAAAGAGGAATTTGACTCTTTTATGAATGCTTCCAGAAAAGGATTTCCCCCGCTAACTTCCAATATCGGAAAGGAACGTGTGCTATTTTATGTCAATCGCAACAAGATCCGTCGTATTTCTGATGAAAATGGCGTGACGTTCAGGGTTGCACCTGTAGATAAGCTTCACACTGTCATGGTTTTAAAGGGGTACAGAAGATTCATCGGAAAACCTGGTGGTGGAGTTGATACCTCAACCATAGATGCAAAACTGGTATCAGTCTCGTTCAATGATGGAAAGGACGAATGGTATCCAGGAGTCCAGTTATTTGGGGAGGGCATATTCATTACGTTTGACGATGAGCGGCAACTGTGGGAATATCCGAATCGGAGACCAGATCTGAGAAAGCATTACGATGAATGGTTTAGAGCATTTAGCTCTGGAGGCCATGGATACAGAGAATACCTCTTTAAGGATCCTGCGAAAAGATTTGAGCTTCATCCGGCATTTGTGTTTTGGCACACACTTTCTCATCTCCTGATACGTGCTATCTCTGTTGATTCGGGATATTCTGCAGCATCAATAAGGGAAAGGGTTTACATAAAGGTGGATGATCCCCAGCATCCAGTAGGAGGGATAGTCCTGTACACATCTCAGCCCAACACTGATGGAACCTTGGGGGGTCTTGTATCACTGGTTCGCAGGTTTGAGAAAATCCTGAAGGAAGCATATGACTCGCTTTACTCTTGTTCAAATGATCCCCTGTGTCTGGAACAGGAGTTTAAATTCACTCCGAGCAAGCCTGCTTCTGTTAACGGAGCAGCCTGTTATGCATGTACTCTAATATCAGAGACCTCCTGCGAGCATAGAAACATGTGGCTTGATAGACATCTTTTGATGGAGTGGATGGAGGGGCTTCACCGTGAGTAGGAATGTAAAAATTCTGACAACAGGGAATCATCTCAAATCTAGGAATTTCAGGAATATTGAGACAGTGATTCAAGAGCTTTTTGATGATGCTCATGAACAGATACATCTTGTTACATATGTGATTACAGATAATACCATGTGGCTAATTGACATGATTGAAAAAAGTCTCCGCAGAGGAAGGTTTGTGAAATTGATAGTAAACGAATTGAACCCTTCTTTGAAGGTAACCCAAAAACTTTTCCAGCTGAAAAAACACTATGAGAATTTTATCTTGGTCGAATTCAGCAAAAAATATCCCGGAGAAACAATTCA
This Thermococcus cleftensis DNA region includes the following protein-coding sequences:
- the drmA gene encoding DISARM system helicase DrmA; the encoded protein is MGMRSDLVADLVAELLGPRDGIYEELPKTRKPTTEYITGILSPRTILSEEIIEYASTEGISGTEEVTRGAEDEEEDGDVSLGFNPILDPRSPPRSLGISFAIKPLTGKTPILAICVTWARYFWDGGKNVWKRFPRASCLKVELKPCVEGAPCPPQDFKLPESKVAELLGITEDELLLRVITRRRGEQVHVSIFLVNALQFNRDSSDGIGFVQTHIFQPQIRVRIFNAEPVHTTFGNESDVVDFVYRNRKGYAKGHMCSAVWCIQSPEECVDPEFEFPGEAPPRPPFKWIDSETVFEIYKKIAEKEGIPEPEKAAKSLVNLFIPLSPQDGDSWKNFMLIRSEFVPVYAISAPSFSWREEFGRPPVLEARKLAEMWNPSELKNALMPLYRGYLKWFKDQVKEYLKLKKESEKRIGLIMLREIANVIGRIRRGIRVLETDEDARLSFCFANKAMDLQFGWQHKDKQGDGQPLVWRPYQLAFLLMNIESITNPDSPDREICDLLWIPTGGGKTEAYLGLVAFTLAYRRRRALSRIGKSDIDTSGAGTGVISRYTLRLLTIQQFRRALSMITACEYLRVYGLKEGKPPGWRPKGYPNQEDQFIWGGTRFSIGLWVGGNLTPNRLDSVPSRDKSEIIPGALDILLGKASEKGRGEPAQVLRCPACGSILAIPAGGLDAKEPVQIHLTIRSSSSAETINEILKKIAGGNIGDTGIELVSVLVEALPSPEFHVITFTIRSDRPITTDLWDGAWEVIKEFLNKHNIHVTLRAARPSRPGYFLISRARNKSKKSSAFHDFEIYCPNPKCELNNALWVEGYPKGSHDSFEFRINGKRMYLHIPGNLEFRMVPDFTWVERMEGITINRETSSVLSHRIPIPAQTVDEQIYRLPPSFLIATVDKFAQISFKPESAILFGITNAFSSTVSKSQKDLMETEKGFGYRRMRPEKIRGNGRVKVPRLDPPDLVIQDELHLISGPLGSMVGIYEVAVDYLTGNRAKYVASTATVKGAQEHVGTLFTRKLSMFPPHGIVPDDRFFVKYRRTHPRDESRPGRLYAGVIAPGRGPHTPLVRIWARLLQSVYDLKDKYLKDEDYFWTLVGYFNAIRELAGARSLYRQDIPLRLRDLQPDESKRRPIRDDDVVELSSRRDSTELPALLRKLERTHAADAIFTTSMFGTGVDIGRLSLMVVNGQPKTTTSYIQATGRVGRRRAGLIVTFYRATRPRDLSHYEFFIGYHSALDRYVEPSTVAPFSQGTIERALGPVMVGILRNHPNPKVPWWQDRSAPLMADERTRAPEIMELIRIFSDRLRKLPGSRQLVETDELKEIVESKLDKWKEVAKKVDGDLEYHEYFRATKPVVLGTPAHEYKRKPVVYPNAPNSLRDVEETVGFQITDLRGR
- a CDS encoding phospholipase D-like domain-containing protein; translation: MSRNVKILTTGNHLKSRNFRNIETVIQELFDDAHEQIHLVTYVITDNTMWLIDMIEKSLRRGRFVKLIVNELNPSLKVTQKLFQLKKHYENFILVEFSKKYPGETIHAKTIVVDRRKAVIGSMNFTWGGMVGNHEIGVLIEGPEIEDLAYALDML
- the drmB gene encoding DUF1998 domain-containing protein, with the protein product MSRVQHIRRSQFITTFGPGAIIETTEGPRIVLSPNIGLFHEWNKNKGITPEKLEISHERMSKGYLNGARVFQLPSNAELDLRPEYALYRTDPFPRWSICTKHGILYHQSHGCPKCREELKKKGYSKDEIEKRLQEQGRKQAIRFILACPKGHIGDINWAYEVHGPNSSCNHTSWFYWKREGPALSDVTIECPECRAKVNLGVIYKKPHRCPGTYLERRERLGDVMGCNEHAYAIQRQASNLYVPEIATLFTVPPRATTLHRIFMRGEIRSSLKKVLKLKPDILDNRDEFIEIFKEDLTADEIAEIESYDWEDAKSIILEVAGNNTEVPNSPYELFKEEFDSFMNASRKGFPPLTSNIGKERVLFYVNRNKIRRISDENGVTFRVAPVDKLHTVMVLKGYRRFIGKPGGGVDTSTIDAKLVSVSFNDGKDEWYPGVQLFGEGIFITFDDERQLWEYPNRRPDLRKHYDEWFRAFSSGGHGYREYLFKDPAKRFELHPAFVFWHTLSHLLIRAISVDSGYSAASIRERVYIKVDDPQHPVGGIVLYTSQPNTDGTLGGLVSLVRRFEKILKEAYDSLYSCSNDPLCLEQEFKFTPSKPASVNGAACYACTLISETSCEHRNMWLDRHLLMEWMEGLHRE